A genomic stretch from Myxococcales bacterium includes:
- a CDS encoding efflux RND transporter periplasmic adaptor subunit, with protein sequence MAFPSFLRRGLALVRRGLFPLLLLVVVSVVVWFRIFSPVQVEATRVERGTIIQEAFGRGTIESQREAAVGFDLVGRLSQVLVEEGARVTLGQELARLETDQAKADLRSAQTGVAAARSSLSRLAAEEERARSLLSTADREAARTQTLFAGGAITSQQRDDGVDRLRLARADLDRVLALRSEATRGIDVAAGGAEQRRIAMVRATLLAPFDGLVTRRLREPGDTVSIGSTVLRIVDTSRVYVSAAVDETVLPSLALDQRSGIFFPRETSPVPGRVTRIPWEADRQTHELLVEVTPDRADRRVAIGQRADVRIELGRRENVLRAPTRMLHHDEAGPFVYVDSGGKIAIVRPRFGLTGEDHVEVLEGLVEGDRLLGAPKPGAPLVVGRRWVTAVSP encoded by the coding sequence ATGGCGTTCCCTTCCTTCCTGCGTCGTGGCCTGGCGCTGGTGCGGCGCGGCCTCTTTCCGCTGCTCTTGCTCGTCGTCGTCTCGGTGGTCGTTTGGTTCCGCATCTTCTCTCCTGTGCAGGTCGAGGCGACTCGCGTCGAGCGAGGCACCATCATCCAGGAGGCGTTCGGTCGGGGGACCATCGAGAGCCAGCGCGAGGCCGCGGTGGGGTTCGATCTCGTGGGTCGCCTGAGCCAGGTCCTCGTCGAGGAGGGGGCGCGCGTCACGCTCGGGCAAGAGCTCGCCCGCCTCGAGACCGACCAAGCGAAGGCCGATCTCCGGTCCGCGCAGACCGGCGTGGCCGCGGCGCGCTCCTCGCTCTCGCGGCTCGCGGCCGAAGAAGAGCGCGCGCGGTCGCTCCTCTCGACCGCCGATCGGGAAGCTGCGCGCACGCAGACCCTCTTCGCCGGCGGCGCCATCACGAGCCAGCAGCGCGACGACGGCGTGGATCGCCTCCGGCTCGCACGCGCGGACCTCGACCGTGTCCTCGCGCTGCGGTCGGAGGCCACGCGCGGCATCGACGTCGCTGCGGGCGGCGCCGAGCAGCGTCGCATCGCCATGGTGCGCGCCACGCTCCTCGCACCGTTCGACGGTCTCGTCACGCGACGCCTGCGGGAGCCCGGAGACACCGTCTCGATCGGCTCGACCGTCCTTCGAATCGTAGACACGAGCCGGGTGTACGTGAGCGCGGCGGTGGACGAGACCGTGCTACCCTCCCTCGCGCTGGACCAGCGCAGCGGCATCTTCTTCCCCCGCGAGACGTCTCCGGTGCCGGGCCGGGTGACGCGGATCCCGTGGGAGGCCGACCGTCAGACGCACGAGCTCCTCGTCGAGGTCACGCCCGACCGCGCCGATCGACGTGTGGCCATCGGTCAACGCGCGGACGTGCGCATCGAGCTTGGCCGGCGCGAGAACGTGCTCCGTGCCCCGACCCGCATGCTGCATCACGACGAGGCGGGCCCCTTCGTGTACGTCGATAGCGGCGGAAAGATTGCCATCGTTCGCCCGCGATTCGGCCTCACCGGGGAGGACCACGTCGAGGTGCTCGAGGGGCTCGTCGAGGGGGACAGGCTCCTTGGCGCACCCAAGCCGGGCGCGCCGCTCGTGGTCGGGCGCCGGTGGGTGACGGCGGTGAGCCCATGA
- a CDS encoding ABC transporter ATP-binding protein has product MTRALSDDLRASCWPVELAGEALSALARAPGLGLTAGTGASPGEPPQGVLREPASFGRWIDTAARSLQIELEPFHPTYQKLEVELEKTGPKVLSVSHEGSAHLLLYVRRRGASACLLGRDGALRAVLASELCAALRSGLDVESERRVERLLDRANVVPARRSRARDAILREALGGRVLEAGWIVALPPSAPFVDQLRQAGLPRRAAAIVACQVALQGLAMLAWWVVGKGALEGRLEPGWLVAWALLLTTAVPLRSLTAWWQGAAALEVSVLLKRRMLAGALHLEPEETRHQGSGQLLGRVIESEALESLVTTGALGSVLAIVEVLVAVVILASGPSGLGGAALFAACAAVVVVLSWGFLRRLRAWTVARLEMTHDLVERMVGHRTRLAQEPRATWHLEEDAQLSRYVERSAAMDRLSTVLAAAPGVWLLVGLSSIVPSFVSGQTTGAGLALGVGGVLLAHGALAKLSGGVGSLLGAQVAWSQAGELFRAGGREEQARRAALVAVGMESAAGGALVEARDLTFRYPSRPEPVLRGVGLRVQLGDRLLLQGPSGGGKSTLGALLTGLRAPETGLLLLGGLDRHTLGGHGWRQRVVAAPQFHENHVLSATFAFNLLMGRAWPARQEDLDLATTVCEELGLGGLLERMPAGLMQMVGETGWQLSHGERSRLFIARALLQRADLVVLDESFAALDPVTLERALRCVLGRARTLVVIAHP; this is encoded by the coding sequence ATGACGCGCGCGCTCTCGGACGACCTACGCGCGTCGTGCTGGCCGGTCGAGCTCGCCGGCGAGGCGCTGTCGGCGCTCGCGCGCGCGCCCGGCCTCGGGCTGACCGCCGGGACGGGGGCCTCGCCCGGGGAGCCGCCGCAGGGGGTCCTGCGCGAGCCCGCGTCGTTCGGGCGGTGGATCGACACCGCGGCGCGCTCGCTCCAAATCGAGCTCGAGCCATTTCATCCGACCTATCAGAAGCTCGAGGTCGAGCTCGAGAAGACGGGGCCGAAGGTGCTCTCGGTCTCCCACGAGGGCAGCGCGCACCTGCTCCTCTACGTGCGAAGGCGAGGGGCCTCGGCGTGCCTCCTCGGTCGCGATGGCGCCTTGCGCGCGGTGCTCGCGAGCGAGCTCTGCGCGGCCCTGCGTTCCGGCCTCGACGTCGAGTCCGAGCGTCGCGTCGAGCGCTTGCTCGATCGAGCGAACGTGGTCCCCGCGCGGAGGAGCCGGGCGCGCGACGCCATCCTCCGCGAGGCGCTCGGTGGGCGGGTGCTCGAGGCGGGGTGGATCGTGGCGCTGCCGCCGAGCGCGCCCTTCGTGGATCAGCTCCGGCAGGCGGGCCTGCCCCGGCGCGCCGCCGCCATCGTGGCCTGCCAGGTCGCGCTTCAAGGCCTCGCGATGCTCGCGTGGTGGGTGGTCGGCAAGGGCGCCCTCGAGGGGCGGCTCGAGCCGGGGTGGCTCGTGGCCTGGGCGCTGCTCCTCACGACCGCCGTGCCTCTCCGGAGCCTCACCGCGTGGTGGCAAGGGGCGGCGGCGCTCGAGGTCTCGGTGCTGCTCAAGCGCCGGATGTTGGCCGGCGCGCTCCACCTCGAGCCCGAAGAGACACGCCACCAGGGGTCGGGCCAGCTCCTCGGCCGCGTCATCGAGTCGGAGGCGCTCGAGTCGCTCGTGACCACGGGGGCGCTGGGGAGCGTGCTCGCGATCGTCGAGGTGCTGGTCGCCGTGGTGATCCTCGCGAGCGGCCCCAGCGGCCTCGGAGGCGCCGCGCTCTTCGCGGCGTGCGCGGCGGTGGTCGTCGTCCTCTCGTGGGGCTTCTTGCGGAGGCTGCGCGCGTGGACCGTCGCGCGCCTCGAGATGACCCACGATCTCGTGGAGCGCATGGTCGGGCACCGCACGCGGCTCGCGCAGGAGCCGCGCGCGACGTGGCACCTCGAAGAAGACGCGCAGCTCTCGCGCTACGTGGAGCGCTCCGCCGCGATGGACCGGCTCTCGACGGTGCTCGCGGCCGCGCCGGGCGTCTGGCTGCTCGTGGGGCTCTCGTCGATCGTGCCGTCGTTCGTGTCCGGTCAGACCACGGGAGCCGGGCTGGCGCTCGGAGTGGGCGGCGTGCTCCTCGCGCACGGAGCGCTCGCGAAGCTCTCCGGAGGTGTGGGCTCTCTCCTCGGCGCGCAGGTCGCGTGGTCGCAAGCGGGCGAGCTCTTTCGCGCGGGCGGGCGCGAGGAGCAGGCGCGCCGCGCCGCGCTCGTCGCTGTCGGGATGGAAAGCGCTGCGGGCGGCGCCCTCGTGGAGGCGCGCGATCTCACCTTCCGCTACCCGTCGCGCCCGGAGCCCGTGCTTCGAGGCGTGGGCCTCCGCGTCCAGCTCGGCGATCGGCTGCTCTTGCAGGGGCCGTCCGGGGGAGGGAAGTCGACCCTGGGCGCCTTGCTCACCGGGCTCCGCGCGCCGGAGACCGGGCTCCTCCTGCTCGGGGGCCTCGACCGTCACACGCTCGGCGGCCACGGCTGGCGTCAACGGGTCGTCGCGGCGCCGCAGTTCCACGAGAACCACGTGCTCTCGGCCACGTTCGCGTTCAACCTGCTCATGGGGCGAGCCTGGCCCGCGCGACAGGAGGACCTCGACCTCGCCACGACGGTCTGCGAGGAGCTCGGCCTCGGGGGCCTCCTCGAGCGCATGCCCGCGGGCCTGATGCAGATGGTGGGCGAGACGGGCTGGCAGCTCTCGCACGGAGAGCGGAGTCGCCTCTTCATCGCGCGCGCGCTCCTGCAGCGCGCGGACCTCGTCGTGCTCGACGAGAGCTTCGCCGCGCTGGATCCCGTGACGCTCGAGCGCGCGCTGCGGTGCGTGCTGGGGCGCGCGCGCACCCTGGTGGTGATCGCGCACCCGTGA
- a CDS encoding ABC transporter permease, protein MNLAIRDVRRHLARFIGTAAGLGLLLTVVIAMQGIYAGMVDDATILTRAMHANLWVVQRDTRGPFAEGSRLDPSIEARAAAVPGVRSARPYTYQLIQREHRGAVMRIALVGLGWPDDSGRSLSLVRGRRLTQPHGEMIVDGSLGLGVGETLELAGETYRVVGLTKNALTSGGDSVAFMTAADTQLVAFDQPSEATILERHRIVERLRRTDLGRSQPGLEDLATDPRWRPPALSSPPVAALLLETDPHRVEEVRATLRRWGDVTVYSQDEEEALLLGGVVQRARMQIGLFTVILTLTAAVIVMMVMYNLTMEKTHDLAVLKLMGAPGSRLLGLVLQQAWLLGALGYMVAFVLGEIAYPNFPRRVLITPTISLVAPMATLAIVTLASFLGVNHVMRIDPARALEG, encoded by the coding sequence ATGAACCTCGCGATACGAGACGTTCGTCGGCACCTCGCGCGCTTCATCGGCACCGCCGCGGGGCTCGGTCTCCTCCTGACCGTCGTCATCGCGATGCAGGGAATTTATGCTGGGATGGTCGACGACGCCACCATCCTCACGCGCGCGATGCACGCGAATCTGTGGGTCGTCCAGCGCGACACGCGCGGGCCTTTCGCCGAGGGGTCGCGTCTCGACCCCAGCATTGAAGCGCGCGCAGCGGCGGTGCCGGGCGTTCGGAGCGCGCGCCCCTACACCTACCAGCTCATCCAGCGCGAGCATCGAGGCGCCGTGATGCGCATCGCGCTCGTGGGGCTCGGCTGGCCGGACGATTCGGGGCGCTCGCTGTCGCTCGTGCGCGGCCGACGTCTGACGCAGCCCCACGGCGAGATGATCGTCGACGGGTCGCTCGGCCTTGGAGTCGGAGAGACCCTGGAGCTCGCCGGCGAGACGTACCGCGTCGTGGGGCTCACGAAGAACGCGCTCACGTCGGGGGGAGACTCCGTCGCGTTCATGACCGCCGCCGACACCCAGCTCGTCGCGTTCGACCAGCCCTCCGAGGCGACCATCCTCGAGCGTCATCGCATCGTCGAGCGCCTCCGCCGCACCGACCTCGGGCGGAGCCAGCCGGGGCTCGAGGACCTCGCGACCGATCCGCGGTGGAGGCCGCCCGCGCTCTCGTCCCCGCCCGTCGCGGCGCTGCTCCTCGAGACCGATCCGCACCGCGTGGAAGAAGTGCGAGCGACCCTGCGGCGCTGGGGAGACGTGACCGTGTACTCCCAGGACGAAGAAGAAGCGCTGCTCCTCGGCGGCGTGGTCCAGCGTGCTCGCATGCAGATTGGCCTCTTCACCGTGATCCTCACGCTCACCGCCGCGGTGATCGTCATGATGGTCATGTACAACCTCACGATGGAGAAGACGCACGATCTCGCAGTCCTCAAGCTCATGGGGGCGCCCGGCTCCCGCCTCCTCGGGCTGGTGCTCCAGCAGGCCTGGCTGCTCGGCGCGCTCGGCTACATGGTGGCCTTCGTCCTGGGGGAAATTGCCTATCCGAATTTTCCGAGACGAGTGCTCATCACGCCGACCATCAGCCTCGTCGCCCCGATGGCCACGCTCGCGATCGTCACGCTGGCGAGCTTCCTCGGCGTGAACCACGTCATGCGCATCGATCCCGCGCGCGCGCTGGAAGGATAG
- a CDS encoding TetR/AcrR family transcriptional regulator — protein MAEARRSTELRQVELADAALHIIATRGISELTTRSLAEQVGLTSGAIFRHFASLEAVLDAVVGRVEAVLEATYPPPELLPRERLERFIEARTVAVGSQVGILRLMLSDQFLLALPEGGSARLAACRQKTREFIRAAVQEGQEAGELRSDLDAGTLATVVMGTMQMLALATATARQHRDEARTVREGLLTLLRPPAPKAPRSKGNKRKST, from the coding sequence ATGGCTGAAGCTCGTCGCTCCACGGAACTGCGTCAGGTCGAGCTCGCCGACGCGGCGCTCCACATCATCGCGACGCGCGGCATCTCGGAGCTCACCACGCGTAGCCTCGCCGAACAGGTCGGGCTCACGAGCGGCGCCATCTTTCGCCACTTCGCCTCGCTCGAGGCGGTGCTCGACGCCGTCGTCGGTCGGGTCGAGGCGGTGCTCGAGGCGACGTACCCGCCGCCCGAGCTTCTGCCGCGGGAGCGCCTGGAGCGCTTCATCGAAGCGCGCACCGTGGCCGTGGGCAGTCAAGTCGGGATTCTACGTTTGATGTTGTCCGATCAATTCCTGCTCGCCCTCCCGGAGGGCGGATCGGCCCGGCTCGCTGCTTGCCGGCAGAAGACTCGCGAGTTCATCCGCGCCGCCGTCCAAGAAGGGCAAGAGGCCGGCGAGCTCCGGTCGGACCTCGACGCGGGCACTCTCGCCACCGTCGTGATGGGGACCATGCAGATGCTCGCGCTGGCGACCGCGACCGCGAGGCAGCACAGGGACGAGGCCCGGACCGTACGCGAGGGACTGCTGACGCTGCTGCGACCCCCGGCTCCGAAGGCGCCCCGGTCGAAAGGTAACAAGAGGAAGTCCACATGA
- a CDS encoding ABC transporter ATP-binding protein produces MVEDAVRAVGLTKTYGAGSGSVVALDDVSLTIAPGTVVALLGPSGSGKSTLIKALGFVSPADTGEVFFEGRLVVKDGVPLADLALLRRRHLGFVFQKANLTSFLTARENVEIACELGGKTDGRRRARELLAYLDVGNREASYPEMLSGGEQQRVAIARALANDPSLILADEPTAALDSVRSRVVMELFQKVAHERGAAVLVVTHDHRALDVFDALYEMEDGRIRPSELGHARGA; encoded by the coding sequence ATGGTGGAGGACGCAGTTCGGGCGGTGGGCCTCACCAAGACCTACGGAGCCGGCTCGGGTAGCGTGGTGGCGCTCGACGACGTGAGCCTCACGATCGCGCCCGGCACCGTCGTGGCGCTCCTCGGGCCCAGCGGCTCGGGAAAATCCACGCTCATCAAGGCGCTCGGCTTCGTGTCGCCCGCCGACACCGGCGAGGTGTTCTTCGAGGGGCGCCTCGTCGTCAAGGACGGCGTGCCCCTCGCCGATCTCGCCCTCTTGCGCAGACGCCACCTCGGCTTCGTTTTCCAGAAGGCGAACCTCACGTCGTTCCTCACCGCGCGCGAGAACGTGGAGATCGCCTGCGAGCTCGGCGGCAAGACCGACGGCCGTCGCCGCGCGCGCGAGCTCCTCGCGTATCTCGACGTGGGCAATCGCGAGGCCTCGTACCCCGAGATGCTGAGCGGCGGAGAGCAGCAGCGCGTGGCGATCGCGCGCGCGCTCGCGAACGATCCCTCGCTCATCCTCGCGGACGAGCCGACCGCGGCCCTCGACAGCGTCCGGAGCCGCGTCGTCATGGAGCTCTTCCAGAAGGTCGCGCACGAGCGCGGCGCGGCGGTGCTGGTGGTCACGCACGATCACCGCGCCCTCGACGTGTTCGACGCGCTCTACGAGATGGAGGACGGGCGCATCCGCCCGAGCGAGCTCGGTCACGCGCGAGGGGCATGA
- a CDS encoding cytochrome b/b6 domain-containing protein, which yields MKPSDSHPTDTSVPTEPKRWPTTTIVIHWASAAMILGLAGAGLVMSDLPPDSSLRLLLSRSHTVSGMALMVLTVARLVVRARGRSPAPLPLPAVHRRGVGVVHGLLYATTFGIGLSGFVTGLRTAWPSYLRGDIATVPDLGHVASREAHEVLVFVLLGLLALHVGGVMVQQLRGGDALPRMLPARKTSDREGD from the coding sequence ATGAAGCCGAGCGATTCGCACCCCACCGACACCTCGGTACCGACCGAGCCCAAGCGATGGCCCACGACCACCATCGTGATCCACTGGGCCTCGGCCGCGATGATCCTCGGCCTCGCCGGCGCGGGGCTCGTCATGTCGGACCTCCCGCCGGACTCGAGTCTTCGACTGCTCCTGTCGAGATCGCACACGGTCTCGGGCATGGCGCTCATGGTCCTCACCGTGGCGCGCCTGGTGGTTCGAGCGCGCGGACGGAGCCCCGCGCCGCTGCCGCTCCCCGCGGTCCATCGCCGGGGCGTGGGCGTGGTGCACGGCCTCCTCTACGCGACGACCTTCGGCATTGGGCTGAGCGGCTTCGTCACGGGCCTTCGAACCGCGTGGCCGTCGTACCTTCGCGGGGACATCGCCACGGTCCCCGATCTCGGGCACGTCGCGTCACGGGAGGCCCACGAGGTCCTCGTGTTCGTGCTCCTCGGCCTGCTCGCCCTTCATGTGGGAGGCGTGATGGTGCAGCAGCTGCGAGGGGGCGACGCGCTCCCCAGGATGCTTCCGGCCCGCAAGACCTCCGATCGGGAAGGGGACTGA
- a CDS encoding ATP-binding cassette domain-containing protein produces the protein MATAADAERERGFRPTFFAPEVVQTSAMDCGPASLKCLLAGFGVDVSYGRLREACQTDVDGTSIDVMEEVANQLGLRAEQMMLPLDHLLLPETDVFPAMLVIQNPDGNTHFIVVWRRLGGLAQIMDPATGRRWIPEEELLASAYQHAMPLPADAWREWAGSSDFLAALRARLGAIGASVEGSALVARALEDPTWRGLSALDASTRMTATLVRSGAVDRGAAAARMLRASFEEAWAELAAGRLETSIPASFFSAGPLDADDEGSERVLLRGAVLVQVRRDRAPVGRDAGASGEAPALSPELAAALHEAPAAPLRGLVKMLREDGMLTPLLVAGAALFATVGAVLEALILRGLLDVGRHLATWEQRAGALAALVIFFACLVGLEVPLVASSLRMGRDLETRLRMAFLAKIPRLGDRYFHSRPTSDMTHRAHAIHAVRQLPALGYRLLRSVAELVVTAAGLVWLDPASAPIVLAAATVAVVIPWAMLSTLVERDLKVHAYQGSLTRYYLDALLGLMALRTHGAERALRREHETVLGELRRSMHGLLSASVTVESLDGLVGVVVAVWLLFHYLGGGREPAGALLLVFWALRLPLVGQEIAISLRQYPSVRNLTLRLLEPLGAIEDEASVAAPSAPREATGPVTGVAIELEGLSVRAAGKTILEDVSLRVAPGEHVAIVGPSGAGKSSLVGLLLGWHRPAEGDARVDGAPLRGERLDLLRLETAWVDPTVQLWNRSLLENLRYGALADSPALATVLEDAGVLGILDGLPEGLGSSLGDGGALVSGGEGQRVRLARAMLRAKSRLVVLDEPFRGLDRERRGALLTRSRELWSAATLLCVTHDVGDTLGFPRVLVVDEGRVVEDGPPHELAAQEGSRYRALLDAEHMVQRGLWQDPSWRRLTLRGGRLEER, from the coding sequence ATGGCGACGGCGGCTGACGCTGAGAGAGAGAGAGGGTTCCGACCGACGTTCTTCGCGCCCGAGGTGGTGCAGACCTCGGCGATGGACTGCGGGCCCGCGTCGCTCAAGTGCCTCCTGGCGGGGTTCGGCGTGGACGTGAGCTACGGGCGACTCCGAGAGGCGTGCCAGACCGACGTCGACGGGACGTCGATCGACGTGATGGAGGAGGTGGCCAATCAGCTTGGGCTGCGCGCCGAGCAAATGATGCTGCCGCTCGATCACCTCCTGCTGCCGGAGACCGACGTGTTCCCGGCCATGCTGGTGATCCAGAACCCGGACGGAAACACGCACTTCATCGTCGTGTGGAGGCGCCTCGGCGGGCTCGCGCAAATCATGGATCCTGCGACCGGTCGCCGCTGGATCCCCGAAGAAGAGCTCCTGGCGAGCGCCTACCAACACGCGATGCCGCTCCCCGCCGACGCGTGGCGCGAGTGGGCCGGTTCGAGCGACTTTCTCGCGGCGCTCCGCGCGAGGCTCGGCGCGATCGGCGCCTCCGTCGAGGGGAGCGCGCTCGTGGCCCGAGCCCTGGAAGACCCCACCTGGAGGGGGCTCTCGGCGCTCGACGCATCCACCCGAATGACCGCGACTCTGGTGCGCTCGGGGGCAGTCGATCGAGGGGCGGCCGCGGCGCGTATGCTCCGCGCCTCGTTCGAAGAGGCCTGGGCCGAGCTCGCCGCGGGGAGGCTCGAGACCTCTATCCCTGCGTCGTTCTTCAGCGCCGGACCTCTCGACGCCGACGACGAAGGGAGCGAGCGCGTGCTCCTCCGCGGGGCGGTCCTCGTCCAGGTCCGCCGCGACAGAGCCCCGGTCGGGCGCGACGCGGGCGCTTCGGGCGAGGCCCCCGCGCTCTCGCCCGAGCTCGCGGCGGCGCTCCACGAGGCGCCCGCCGCGCCGCTCCGCGGCCTCGTGAAGATGCTGCGCGAAGACGGCATGTTGACCCCGCTGCTCGTCGCGGGCGCGGCCCTCTTCGCCACCGTGGGCGCGGTGCTGGAGGCGCTCATCCTGCGGGGCCTCCTCGACGTGGGGCGCCACCTCGCCACGTGGGAGCAGCGCGCGGGCGCGCTCGCGGCGCTCGTGATCTTCTTCGCGTGCCTCGTGGGGCTGGAGGTGCCGCTCGTCGCGAGCAGCCTCCGTATGGGACGAGACCTCGAGACCCGCCTTCGCATGGCGTTCCTCGCGAAGATTCCACGGCTCGGCGATCGGTACTTCCACAGCCGCCCGACCTCCGACATGACCCACCGCGCCCACGCCATCCACGCGGTGAGGCAGCTCCCCGCGCTCGGGTACCGCCTCCTCCGCTCGGTGGCGGAGCTCGTCGTCACGGCCGCGGGGCTCGTGTGGCTCGATCCGGCGAGCGCGCCGATCGTGCTCGCCGCGGCGACCGTCGCGGTCGTCATCCCGTGGGCGATGTTGTCCACGTTGGTCGAACGAGACCTGAAGGTGCACGCCTATCAGGGCTCGCTCACACGCTATTACCTCGACGCGCTCCTCGGGCTCATGGCGCTCCGCACGCACGGCGCCGAGCGCGCTCTCCGACGCGAGCACGAGACCGTCCTCGGCGAGCTGCGCCGCTCGATGCATGGGCTCCTCAGCGCTTCGGTGACCGTGGAGTCGCTGGACGGGCTGGTGGGCGTCGTCGTGGCGGTCTGGCTCCTCTTTCACTATCTCGGCGGTGGACGAGAGCCGGCGGGCGCGCTCCTGCTCGTCTTTTGGGCGCTCCGTCTGCCGCTCGTGGGCCAGGAGATAGCGATCTCCCTGCGGCAATATCCGTCGGTCCGGAACCTCACGCTGCGCCTCCTCGAGCCCCTCGGCGCGATCGAGGACGAGGCCAGCGTCGCGGCTCCGAGCGCTCCGCGCGAGGCCACGGGCCCCGTCACCGGCGTCGCGATCGAGCTCGAGGGCCTGTCGGTGCGGGCCGCCGGGAAGACCATCCTCGAGGACGTGAGCCTCCGCGTCGCGCCGGGGGAGCACGTCGCCATCGTCGGGCCCTCTGGCGCAGGCAAATCGAGCCTCGTGGGCCTCCTGCTCGGGTGGCATCGCCCGGCCGAAGGCGACGCGCGGGTCGACGGCGCCCCGCTGCGTGGAGAGCGCCTCGACCTCCTCCGCCTCGAGACCGCGTGGGTCGATCCCACAGTGCAGCTGTGGAATCGCTCCTTGCTCGAGAACCTCCGCTACGGCGCGCTCGCGGACAGCCCCGCGCTCGCGACCGTGCTCGAGGACGCGGGGGTCCTCGGCATCCTCGACGGGCTCCCGGAGGGTCTCGGGAGCTCGCTCGGCGACGGCGGCGCGCTCGTGTCGGGCGGGGAGGGGCAGCGCGTGCGCCTCGCCCGCGCGATGCTCCGCGCGAAGAGCCGCCTCGTCGTCCTCGACGAGCCCTTTCGCGGCCTCGATCGCGAGCGACGGGGCGCTCTGCTCACGCGATCGCGCGAGCTGTGGAGCGCGGCGACCCTGCTCTGCGTCACCCACGACGTCGGCGACACACTCGGCTTTCCGCGGGTGCTCGTCGTCGACGAGGGACGCGTCGTCGAGGACGGGCCTCCGCACGAGCTCGCCGCGCAGGAGGGCTCTCGCTACCGCGCGCTGCTCGACGCGGAGCACATGGTGCAGCGCGGCCTGTGGCAGGATCCGAGCTGGCGCCGGCTCACTCTCCGCGGCGGGCGGCTCGAGGAGCGATGA
- a CDS encoding HlyD family efflux transporter periplasmic adaptor subunit, translating to MSSSFPTTMRSLASQSSAGARLLLVSAAALACGWVVWFVRARVPVYAASEHARLEVERATHPVDAQVTGRVVAARLALEAHVAAGDVLVELDAVAERLQLAQARAKLGGLATELEATRRQVAAEERAVVAFRQQLGAALGEAESRLREGQILTRAAKAEAERNRRMHAEAIVSLAELDRAQAEADRRAAAEVGLRATVDRVRRESTTGEADRQARVATLEREAARLEAERSALTASVLSLEYEIERRTIRAPATGRVGEIGTARVGSVLAQGAHVATIVASGGLRVVASFEPAGALGRVRPGQRARVRLDGFPWTEYGAVDATVTEVATELRDGRVRVELGVSPDPSSRIPLQHGLPGVVEVTVEEVTPATLVLRAAGRFGAKPPPPLAPAAPLAPAAPAAPAAPLQGAPKAP from the coding sequence ATGTCCTCCTCGTTCCCCACCACGATGCGCTCGTTGGCGAGCCAGTCCTCGGCTGGCGCGCGGCTCCTGCTCGTGTCGGCGGCGGCGCTCGCGTGCGGGTGGGTCGTGTGGTTCGTGCGCGCGCGGGTGCCGGTGTACGCGGCCTCGGAGCACGCGCGCCTCGAGGTGGAGCGGGCGACCCACCCCGTGGACGCCCAGGTCACGGGGCGCGTGGTCGCCGCGCGGCTCGCGCTCGAGGCCCATGTAGCGGCGGGCGACGTGCTGGTGGAGCTCGACGCGGTCGCCGAGCGACTCCAGCTCGCCCAGGCTCGCGCGAAGCTCGGGGGGCTCGCGACCGAGCTCGAGGCTACGCGGCGCCAGGTGGCGGCCGAGGAGCGCGCGGTCGTGGCGTTTCGTCAGCAGCTCGGCGCCGCCCTCGGCGAGGCAGAGAGTCGCCTCCGCGAGGGGCAGATCCTCACGCGCGCCGCCAAGGCGGAGGCCGAGCGCAACCGCCGCATGCACGCCGAGGCCATCGTGTCGCTCGCCGAGCTCGATCGCGCGCAGGCCGAGGCGGATCGTCGGGCGGCCGCGGAGGTGGGGCTCCGCGCGACCGTCGACCGCGTCCGTCGCGAGTCGACGACCGGCGAGGCCGATCGTCAAGCGCGGGTGGCGACCCTCGAGCGCGAGGCCGCGCGGCTCGAGGCCGAACGTTCCGCGCTCACGGCGAGCGTGCTGTCTCTCGAATACGAGATCGAGCGGCGCACCATCCGCGCGCCGGCCACGGGTCGCGTGGGCGAGATTGGCACGGCCCGCGTGGGCTCGGTGCTCGCGCAAGGCGCGCACGTCGCGACGATCGTGGCCAGTGGTGGGCTGCGGGTCGTCGCCTCGTTCGAGCCGGCCGGAGCGCTCGGGCGCGTCCGCCCCGGGCAGCGCGCGCGCGTGCGTCTCGACGGCTTTCCCTGGACCGAATACGGCGCGGTCGACGCGACCGTGACCGAGGTCGCCACCGAGCTCCGTGACGGGCGAGTGCGCGTCGAGCTCGGCGTGAGCCCTGACCCGTCGTCCCGAATCCCGCTTCAGCACGGCCTCCCCGGGGTGGTGGAGGTCACGGTCGAGGAGGTCACGCCGGCGACCCTCGTGCTGCGCGCCGCGGGCCGGTTCGGCGCGAAACCACCGCCGCCCCTCGCGCCTGCTGCACCTCTCGCACCCGCCGCACCCGCCGCACCCGCCGCCCCTCTCCAGGGTGCGCCGAAGGCCCCGTAA
- a CDS encoding Rrf2 family transcriptional regulator encodes MSAVLDRHALAAHVLVALAGAARAGRTLTVADLAETVKVRRGDVRGIVSQLHAEGHVDALRMRLTLSGLALARAFAKSTLKRVRKARVTPAAVVAA; translated from the coding sequence ATGAGCGCAGTCCTTGACCGTCACGCCCTCGCTGCCCACGTCCTCGTCGCGCTCGCGGGCGCGGCCCGCGCCGGAAGGACGCTGACCGTGGCCGACCTCGCCGAGACCGTGAAGGTCCGGCGCGGCGACGTCCGCGGGATCGTCTCACAGCTTCACGCCGAAGGTCACGTCGACGCGCTCCGCATGCGCCTCACCTTGTCGGGGCTCGCCCTCGCGCGCGCCTTCGCCAAGTCGACGCTGAAGCGCGTCCGCAAGGCGCGCGTCACCCCGGCGGCCGTCGTCGCGGCCTGA